From the Polaribacter huanghezhanensis genome, the window TAAACAATTCGGAGTAGAAGAAGGAAATTTCTTTGCTTGTGGATTGAGTTTGGTATTGCATCCAAAAAATCCGTTTGTGCCAACTGTACACGCAAATTGGCGTTATTTTGAAATGTATAATTCTTCTGGAGATGTTGTTACCCAATGGTTTGGTGGCGGACAAGATTTAACTCCGTATTATTTGTTGGAAGAAGATGCAGTTCATTTTCATACCGTATGTAAAACAGCTTGTGACAAACATCATTCAGAATTTTATCCGAAGTTTAAAGAAACCTGTGATACTTATTTTTGGAATGCACACAGAAATGAAGCGCGTGGAGTAGGAGGTTTGTTTTTCGATTACTTAAAAGAAACAGATGAGTTTTCAATAGAAGACAGATTTAATTTTGTAACAGAAGTTGGCAACAGTTTTTTAGAAAGTTATGTACCTATTGTAGAAAAAAGAAAAGATATTGAGTACTCTAAAAAACATAAAGATTGGCAAGAAGTGCGCAGAGGTCGTTATGTTGAGTTTAATTTGGTACACGATAGAGGAACCTTGTTTGGATTGAAAACAAATGGAAGAATAGAAAGTATTTTAATGAGTTTGCCTCCAGTTGTTCAATGGAAATACAATCATCATCCAGAAGAAAATTCTGAAGAAGCCAAATTATTAGAAGTGTTGGCAAATCCGAAAGATTGGATTTAAAATATTATTATATATTTATTAATAAATCATATTAACTGCGAATATGATTTTTGATAAACAAATAGTTGTACTTATTTGCGAATAGTGTAATTTTTTATTTTACTTCATTTTTATTTTTCAATAAAAATTTCAATAAATAATCATTGAAATTTAGTACTTTCGCATTCTATAAAACAAATAATGTAATGGCTAGATTTGAATTAAAACTTCCTAAAATGGGTGAAAGTGTTGCAGAAGCAACAATTACATCATGGTTAAAAGAGGTTGGTGATACGATAGAGTTAGATGAAGCAATTGTAGAAATTGCTACAGATAAAGTTGATTCTGAAGTGCCGAGTGAAGTAGAAGGAACTTTAGTTGAAATTTTATTTGAGAAAGATGATGTTGTTGCAGTTGGTGCAACAATCGCAATCATTGAAACCGAAGGCGGAGAAACTGTTGCGGTTTCAAATAAATCGAATGAGTCTCCAAAAGAAGTTGTTGAAATAGAAAAAGAAGTAGAAGCAACAATAGAGCAGGTTGCTACCCCGATTACAAAAACTTCTGAGAGTGGTAAATTTTACTCTCCTTTAGTTAGAAATATCGCTCAGAAAGAAGGCGTTTCTATGCAAGAATTAGAAGCAATTTCTGGTAGTGGAAAAGACGGAAGAGTTACCAAAGACGATATTTTATCATACATAGAAAACAGAAGTGCTGCTCCTCAAGAAATTACAGAGCAACCAAAAACTACACCGAGTAAACCTCAAACTACAAAAGAAGTTTCTAAAGCTGCTCCTGTTTCTGTAAACGGAGAAGATGAAGTAATTGAAATGAGTAGAATGGGAAAATTGATTGCCAAACATATGGTAGATTCTGTGCAAACATCTGCGCATGTACAATCATTTATAGAAATTGATGTTACAAATATTGTAAAGTGGAGAACTAAAGTAAAAGATGCATTCTTTAAAAGAGAAGGAGAAAAATTGACTTTTACTCCAATTTTAATGCAAGCCGTTGCATCTACAATTAAGAAATATCCAATGATAAATATTGCTGTTGATGGTGATACTATCATTAAAAGAAAAAATATTAACTTAGGAATGGCAGCTGCTTTAGCTGATGGTAATTTAATTGTACCTGTAATTAAAAACGCAGATCAGTTAAACTTAGTTGGTATGACAAAAGCGGTGAATGATTTAGCAGGAAGAGCAAGAGGAAATCAATTAAAACCAGACGATATTCAAGGTGGAACTTACACAGTTACTAATGTTGGAAGTTTTGGTTCTGTAATGGGAACACCAATTATAAATCAACCACAAGTGGCTATTTTAGCATTGGGTGCAATTCGTAAAGTTCCTGCTGTCATTGAAACTCCAGATGGAGACTTTATCGGAATCAGACAAAAAATGTTTGTTTCTCATTCGTACGATCATAGAGTTGTAAACGGTGCTTTGGGCGGAATGTTTATCAAAACATTGAAAGAAACATTAGAAGCTTGGGACATCAATCAAGATTTTTAAAATAAATTAGATATTGATTATTAAAAAAACGCTTGGATTTTCCGAGCGTTTTTTATTTTCTAATAATTACAGCATAAATCAATAATTGATAGTATATTTAGCTCCTTAATTATATATCTAAGAAAAATGAAAAAACTACTTATTTTAATTGTAATTGCATTTACAGTTAACATTAACGCACAAGAATCAGCTTTATTAAGGTTAAACTATAAAAAAGGAGATTCGTATGTAATGCACATGAAGATGTCTCAAGACATGGGTGCTGTTATGTCTATGGATATGGGCATGAAAATGAAACAAGATATTACTAGCGTAACTAAAGATGCTTATATAAGTGAAATGAAGATTACTCAGATATCTATGGATATGAGTCAAGGAGGAATGAATATGAGCTATGATTCTTCTAAAAGTGATGAGGAATTAGATGCTACAGGGAAAATGATGAAAGGTCAAATGGGACCAATGATGCAAGCTGTAATTACAATTAAAGGAAACAATATTGGAGAAGTTTTAGAGACTACAGTTGTGCCAGATATCCCAGGAACGAGTGATTTTGCAAATCAATCTAGTAATGTGGTGTACCCAAAAAAGGTTGTTAGAGTTGGAGATACTTGGACAATGAATAAATCTGATAAAGGATTGGACATGAATTTTACCTATACAGTGAAATCAATTACTAAGAGCAATGTTCTATTAGAGGTCTCTGGAGTTGTATCTGGAGTAGGTGAAGGTACAATTACGGGTGATATGAAAGTGGATAGAAATTCTGGAGTGCCTTTAGTTTCTAATATAAACATGATTATCTTAGTACAAGGGCAAGAAATGAGTACAAAAATGACTGCAACTATGACTAAGCAGTAGTTTTATGACTATTCTAAAATAATAAAAAAGCCTCAAGAAAATTCTCTTGAGGCTTTTTTATTATTCTACACTTACATGAAAAAGTGCATCTCCTTTATTTACAATCGGAGTTTTATTCGTGCAAAAAATATGGCAATCAAAAGGCGCATAAATTTTTTTCTTGAATTCTCCAAAAGGATCTTCAATAACTCCTAAAACTTCTTTCTTTTTTACTCGAGCCCCGTTTTTTACTGAAATTTTAAACATACCAGAATGTAAAGCGCGTAGCCATTTTGCTTTTTTAATATAAACAGAAGGTTCTTTTACCGTAATTTCTCCTTCTATCAACCCTAAATAAATCAATACATTTTTTGCGCCATTTACGCCTTCATTAATAACGGAAGCGTTAAGTTCTTTAGATTTTCCACCTTCAAAAAGCAATACGGTTTTTCCCAATTTATCAATGGATTCTCTTAAAGATTTTGCAATATTATTAGAAAAAACTATGATTGGCGGATTAAAAACTTTAGCCAATTCTAATCCTTTTTCATCATCATTATTAATTCTTATTTGAGGAATATTATCGCGTTCGCCACCACCTGTATGAAAATCGATTACATAATCTACATGTGGAGCAATTTCTTTGGTAAACTGATAGGCAAACTGACTTGCTAAAGAACCATTTAAAGAACCAGGAAACATTCTGTTTAAATCTCTGCCGTCAGGAAACTCTCTAGTTTGAATTAAGTATCCAAAAATATTAAAAACCGGAATACAGATGATCGTTCCGTTTAAAGGTTTGTTGATTTTTTGATCAATAATTTCTCTTAAAATACCAACACCATTTGTTTCATCGCCATGAACACCTGCTAATAATAAAACTACTGGCCCAGGATTTAAAGACCGCTCAATAATCACAGGAACTTTTAAAGTAGTTCTTGTGTGTAATTTAGCAACTTCTAAATCTAAAACGGTGCGTTCTCCTTTAGGAATCTCTTTTCCTAAAATAGTAAAAGGTTTATTCAACATTTAATTCTAAATAACGAATGATTTCTTTCGCAATATTTTTCTTAGTAGCAATTTCTATTCCTTCTAAACCTGGAGAAGAATTTACTTCTAAAACTAATGGACCTTTAGAAGATTGCAACATATCAACTCCAGCAACACCCAGTCCCATTGCTTTGGTAGCTTTTAAAGCTGTTTTTTCTTCTTCGTCTGTTAGTTCAATTACATTTGCATTTCCTCCTCTGTGTAAGTTAGACCGGAATTCACCTTCTTTCCCTTGTCGTTTCATGGCGCCAATAACTTTTCCATCAACAACAAAAGCTCTAATATCTGCGCCGCCTGCTTCTTTGATAAATTCTTGTGCAATAACTCTTGCTCCAAGTCCATTAAATGCTTCTAAAACAGAGGTGGCTGCATTTGGAGTTTCTGCTAATACAACTCCTAATCCTTGAGTTCCTTCTAGTAGTTTTAAAACCAAAGGTGTTCCTCCAACAGATTCTACAACATGCTCAACATCTTTTGTGTAATTTGTAAAAACTGTTTTTGGTAAACCAACTCCAGCTCTTGCTAATATTTGTAAACTACTTAATTTATCTCTAGATCTTACCAAAGCCGTTGAAGAAACGGCGGTAAAAACTTTCATCATTTCAAATTGTCTAATTACTGCAGTTCCATAAAAAGTTACAGAAGCACCAATTCTAGGAATAATTGCATCGATATCTGTTAAGTATTCGCCTTTATAAAAAATCTTTGGCGCCCTTCTTTCAATTTCTATATTGCACTTTAAATGATCAACAACAATAACTTCATGACCTCTTTTTTCAGCAGCTTCTATAAGTCTTCTTGTGGAGTATAATTTTGGATTTCTTGATAAAATGGCAATCTTCATAATTAGATTCTTTATTTTAATTTGTAAGAATTATTTTTTTGTGATGTATCTACAATAAACTTTTTGGTAAGAAACTTTCTTCCTAGTAAAATAGGATATTTCATGTCGCTTCTTTCGCTTAAAGTTAATTCGATATTGTGGGTTTCGTTAAAAAGAGTAATAGTTGTATGTATTGCAAATCTTTCTTCGGATGTGCCGTTAGAACTTTTAATTACTTTTTTATAATAGTTTTTAGTTCTGAATTCTTTTTCGTTGTATTGAATGTGTTCTGGATCTAAAAGTGTAAAATTAATCAAATTTTCTCCATTAATAGTGATTTCTTCTATTTTATGTGCATGTATTGCAGAGGTATAGGCACCAGTATCAATTTTCGTTTCAATATCTAAAAGACCAAATTCTGGAAAATCTACTTTGTCAATTCGTCCAATTGTTTTTTTAATCATGATCTTAAAATAGCTAATGTTGTTGTATATAAAAGTATGCTAATGTATAACAATTTAAAAAAAAAGAGCTCGAAAATACTTTTCGAGCTCTTTTTTTATCAAATATAAAAACCCTTTATGCCAACATGGTAACAGGGTTTTCTAAATAGGTTCTTAGTGTTTGTAAAAATTGGGCTCCAACAGCGCCATCAACAGTTCTATGATCACAAGCTAATGTTACTTTCATGGTGTTGCCAACTACAATTTGTCCGTCTTTAACAACAGGTTTTTGTACAATTGCTCCAACAGATAAGATTGCTGAATTAGGTTGATTGATAATAGACGTAAATTCTTGAATGCCAAACATTCCTAAGTTAGAAATTGTAAAAGTGCTTCCTTCCATTTCGTTAGGAACAATTTTTTTATTTCTCGCTTTTCCAGCTAACTCTCTAACATTTCCGCCAATTTGAGTTAAACTCATTTGGTCTGCAAACTTTAAAACTGGAACAACCAATCCTTCATCTACAGCAACAGCAACTCCAATATGAATATGACTTTTAAAGATGGTAGCATTATCTGTCCAACTTGTATTTACTTGTGGATGTTTTTTTAATGCCATTGCACACGCTTTTACAACCATATCATTAAAAGATACTTTTGTGTCCGGAATAGCATTGATCGTTTTACGAGAATCCATTGCGTTGTCCATATCAACTTCTATGGTTAAATAGAAATGTGGTGCAGTAAATTTTGAGTTTCCTAAAGCTTTTGCAATTGCTTTACGCATTTGCGAGTTTTTAACTTCTTCTGTATGTTCTTCTCCTGCCGGAACAAATTTTGCTACTGGTGCAGAAGATGTTGCTGCTGATGCTTCTGCAACTTTGGTAGATGGAATGTAGTTTTCTACGTCTTTTTTAGTGATTCTTCCATTGTCTCCAGAACCATTTAAATCTGCCAAATTGATGCCTTTATCACTCGCAATTTTCTTTGCCAATGGCGATGCAAAAATTCTTCCGCTTGTATTAGAAACTGTTTTTGTTTCTACAGCCTCAACAACTGGTTCTTCAGCTTCCTCTTTTTTAGGAGTATCTTCCGTTTTCTTTTCTTCGGATTTAATTTCTTCCGTTTTCTTTTCTTCAGGTTTAGCTTGAGCACTTAGTAAGCTAGAGATATCTTCTCCTTTATCACCAATAATAGCTAATAAGGTGTCAACCGGAGCACTCTCTCCTTCTTGAACACCAATATATAATAAAGTTCCTTCGTTAAACGATTCAAACTCCATTGTTGCCTTATCTGTTTCAATTTCTGCTAAAATATCGCCTTCTTCAATAGAATCTCCAATATTTTTTAACCATTGTGCCACAACACCTTCTTCCATGGTGTCACTTAAACGCGGCATGTTTACTACTATTGCCATAATCTATCTTTTGATAAAAGGATAATCTTCTTGTTCGTATACAACATCGTATAATTGATTTACTTCTGGATAAGGTGAGTTTTCTGCAAACTCTTCGCATTCTTTTACTAACGCTTTTACCTCTTTATCAATTGTATCAATTTCTTCTTGCGAAGCATATTTTTTCTCTT encodes:
- the hemF gene encoding oxygen-dependent coproporphyrinogen oxidase; translated protein: MKNKFYAYIENLQDSITSALEKVDGKAMFQEDNWKRAEGGGGRTRVIENGNIFEKGGVNISKVFGELPEALRKQFGVEEGNFFACGLSLVLHPKNPFVPTVHANWRYFEMYNSSGDVVTQWFGGGQDLTPYYLLEEDAVHFHTVCKTACDKHHSEFYPKFKETCDTYFWNAHRNEARGVGGLFFDYLKETDEFSIEDRFNFVTEVGNSFLESYVPIVEKRKDIEYSKKHKDWQEVRRGRYVEFNLVHDRGTLFGLKTNGRIESILMSLPPVVQWKYNHHPEENSEEAKLLEVLANPKDWI
- a CDS encoding dihydrolipoamide acetyltransferase family protein, coding for MARFELKLPKMGESVAEATITSWLKEVGDTIELDEAIVEIATDKVDSEVPSEVEGTLVEILFEKDDVVAVGATIAIIETEGGETVAVSNKSNESPKEVVEIEKEVEATIEQVATPITKTSESGKFYSPLVRNIAQKEGVSMQELEAISGSGKDGRVTKDDILSYIENRSAAPQEITEQPKTTPSKPQTTKEVSKAAPVSVNGEDEVIEMSRMGKLIAKHMVDSVQTSAHVQSFIEIDVTNIVKWRTKVKDAFFKREGEKLTFTPILMQAVASTIKKYPMINIAVDGDTIIKRKNINLGMAAALADGNLIVPVIKNADQLNLVGMTKAVNDLAGRARGNQLKPDDIQGGTYTVTNVGSFGSVMGTPIINQPQVAILALGAIRKVPAVIETPDGDFIGIRQKMFVSHSYDHRVVNGALGGMFIKTLKETLEAWDINQDF
- a CDS encoding DUF6263 family protein encodes the protein MKKLLILIVIAFTVNINAQESALLRLNYKKGDSYVMHMKMSQDMGAVMSMDMGMKMKQDITSVTKDAYISEMKITQISMDMSQGGMNMSYDSSKSDEELDATGKMMKGQMGPMMQAVITIKGNNIGEVLETTVVPDIPGTSDFANQSSNVVYPKKVVRVGDTWTMNKSDKGLDMNFTYTVKSITKSNVLLEVSGVVSGVGEGTITGDMKVDRNSGVPLVSNINMIILVQGQEMSTKMTATMTKQ
- a CDS encoding succinylglutamate desuccinylase/aspartoacylase family protein: MLNKPFTILGKEIPKGERTVLDLEVAKLHTRTTLKVPVIIERSLNPGPVVLLLAGVHGDETNGVGILREIIDQKINKPLNGTIICIPVFNIFGYLIQTREFPDGRDLNRMFPGSLNGSLASQFAYQFTKEIAPHVDYVIDFHTGGGERDNIPQIRINNDDEKGLELAKVFNPPIIVFSNNIAKSLRESIDKLGKTVLLFEGGKSKELNASVINEGVNGAKNVLIYLGLIEGEITVKEPSVYIKKAKWLRALHSGMFKISVKNGARVKKKEVLGVIEDPFGEFKKKIYAPFDCHIFCTNKTPIVNKGDALFHVSVE
- the rimK gene encoding 30S ribosomal protein S6--L-glutamate ligase — encoded protein: MKIAILSRNPKLYSTRRLIEAAEKRGHEVIVVDHLKCNIEIERRAPKIFYKGEYLTDIDAIIPRIGASVTFYGTAVIRQFEMMKVFTAVSSTALVRSRDKLSSLQILARAGVGLPKTVFTNYTKDVEHVVESVGGTPLVLKLLEGTQGLGVVLAETPNAATSVLEAFNGLGARVIAQEFIKEAGGADIRAFVVDGKVIGAMKRQGKEGEFRSNLHRGGNANVIELTDEEEKTALKATKAMGLGVAGVDMLQSSKGPLVLEVNSSPGLEGIEIATKKNIAKEIIRYLELNVE
- a CDS encoding ATP-dependent zinc protease family protein, which codes for MIKKTIGRIDKVDFPEFGLLDIETKIDTGAYTSAIHAHKIEEITINGENLINFTLLDPEHIQYNEKEFRTKNYYKKVIKSSNGTSEERFAIHTTITLFNETHNIELTLSERSDMKYPILLGRKFLTKKFIVDTSQKNNSYKLK
- a CDS encoding pyruvate dehydrogenase complex dihydrolipoamide acetyltransferase, coding for MAIVVNMPRLSDTMEEGVVAQWLKNIGDSIEEGDILAEIETDKATMEFESFNEGTLLYIGVQEGESAPVDTLLAIIGDKGEDISSLLSAQAKPEEKKTEEIKSEEKKTEDTPKKEEAEEPVVEAVETKTVSNTSGRIFASPLAKKIASDKGINLADLNGSGDNGRITKKDVENYIPSTKVAEASAATSSAPVAKFVPAGEEHTEEVKNSQMRKAIAKALGNSKFTAPHFYLTIEVDMDNAMDSRKTINAIPDTKVSFNDMVVKACAMALKKHPQVNTSWTDNATIFKSHIHIGVAVAVDEGLVVPVLKFADQMSLTQIGGNVRELAGKARNKKIVPNEMEGSTFTISNLGMFGIQEFTSIINQPNSAILSVGAIVQKPVVKDGQIVVGNTMKVTLACDHRTVDGAVGAQFLQTLRTYLENPVTMLA